A genomic segment from Etheostoma spectabile isolate EspeVRDwgs_2016 unplaced genomic scaffold, UIUC_Espe_1.0 scaffold00000170, whole genome shotgun sequence encodes:
- the LOC116674407 gene encoding reprimo-like protein, producing MNFSLFDVTPGALFNGSQTLAGTLATYSGNGTDNVVTGDGGGSLVLVQDERKLFVMRVVQIAVLCVLSLTVVFGIFFLGCNLMIKSESMINFLVKDRRPSKDVETVMIGLR from the coding sequence ATGAACTTCTCCTTGTTCGACGTGACCCCGGGCGCGCTGTTTAACGGCAGTCAGACCCTCGCCGGGACTTTGGCGACATATTCCGGCAATGGAACCGACAACGTGGTGACCGGCGACGGCGGAGGGTCCCTGGTGCTGGTGCAAGACGAGCGCAAACTCTTCGTCATGCGTGTGGTGCAAATCGCGGTGCTATGCGTGTTGTCGCTTACCGTCGTGTTCGGCATATTTTTCCTAGGGTGCAACCTGATGATCAAATCGGAGAGCATGATTAACTTCCTGGTAAAGGACCGGAGACCCTCTAAAGACGTGGAGACGGTCATGATTGGGCTCAGGTAG